One Pseudonocardia sediminis DNA window includes the following coding sequences:
- a CDS encoding GNAT family N-acetyltransferase — protein MTVDTRTATLRRSWALDLDVPAFYALLRLRVDVFVVEQNCPYPELDGRDLEPRTRHYWLAGTPTEEDPAPVLGTLRLLKEPDGGYRIGRVCTRADARGRGLGAQLMSAALAEVGSGTCVLDAQEHQVPFYERFGFTATGPSFLEDGIPHVPMVRSR, from the coding sequence GTGACTGTGGACACGAGGACCGCGACCCTGCGCCGGAGCTGGGCACTCGACCTGGACGTGCCGGCGTTCTACGCGCTGTTGCGACTGCGGGTCGACGTGTTCGTCGTCGAGCAGAACTGCCCCTACCCCGAGCTCGACGGGCGCGACCTCGAGCCGCGCACCCGCCACTACTGGCTGGCGGGCACCCCCACCGAGGAGGACCCGGCGCCGGTGCTGGGCACGTTGCGCCTGCTCAAGGAGCCCGACGGCGGGTACCGGATCGGGCGGGTCTGCACCCGCGCCGACGCCCGGGGCCGCGGCCTCGGGGCGCAGCTGATGAGCGCCGCGCTGGCCGAGGTCGGCTCCGGGACCTGCGTGCTCGACGCGCAGGAGCACCAGGTGCCGTTCTACGAGCGCTTCGGCTTCACCGCGACGGGGCCGTCCTTCCTCGAGGACGGCATCCCGCACGTACCGATGGTCCGCAGCCGGTAG
- a CDS encoding LapA family protein, whose protein sequence is MKDKRRDSGADDLPAYGRVGPADPTADPATMPAMRVPGSEQATVAVPTGHAGPAEEDQPVGDDTPTVGRPVPPSTTRTRISGLWAGLILSAIVGIFLLVFILQNTDPVRITFLWLDGSLPTGVALLFAAIAGILLVAIPGTARILQLRRVAKRGG, encoded by the coding sequence ATGAAGGACAAGCGACGGGACTCCGGAGCGGACGATCTCCCGGCCTACGGCCGCGTGGGGCCGGCCGACCCGACGGCGGACCCGGCCACCATGCCGGCGATGCGCGTCCCGGGCTCCGAGCAGGCCACGGTGGCGGTCCCGACCGGGCACGCCGGACCGGCCGAGGAGGACCAGCCCGTCGGGGACGACACCCCGACGGTCGGACGTCCGGTCCCGCCGTCGACCACGCGCACCCGGATCAGCGGGCTCTGGGCCGGGCTGATCCTCTCGGCGATCGTCGGGATCTTCCTGCTGGTGTTCATCCTGCAGAACACCGACCCGGTGCGGATCACGTTCCTGTGGCTCGACGGCTCGTTGCCCACCGGGGTGGCGCTGCTGTTCGCCGCGATCGCGGGGATCCTGCTGGTCGCCATCCCGGGCACCGCCCGGATCCTGCAGCTGCGCCGCGTCGCCAAGCGCGGAGGCTGA
- a CDS encoding SCO6745 family protein, translated as MDHQEAVAAFFTETPEGVTVPEPVAAAGAARALRDALEPVAMHAVWSTRVGNALAAHGHDFFTAYVTGRGAALGDVPGALVASTFAVFEPGFLAGAWDAGRKLLPLDELQELRDTETAAGLREALHGDETDVAETAAVLERAVDAVDGTGRPLFAALRSRPRLSDPFGRLWRAADLVREHRGDGHIAASVAAGLDPVRMGILSELWVGYPLGEYSGTRAWPQEASDAAVRRLTDDGLITGSGADTALTAAGRRFRDDVEARSDDTQTGLLEALGDDLGPVTERLAAWSARCVEAGAFPPDVRKRAAG; from the coding sequence ATGGATCATCAGGAAGCCGTGGCGGCGTTCTTCACCGAGACCCCGGAGGGGGTGACGGTCCCCGAGCCGGTCGCCGCGGCCGGGGCCGCCCGCGCGTTGCGCGACGCCCTGGAGCCGGTCGCGATGCACGCCGTCTGGTCGACGCGGGTCGGCAACGCCCTGGCCGCGCACGGACACGACTTCTTCACCGCCTACGTCACCGGCCGCGGGGCCGCGCTCGGCGACGTCCCGGGAGCGCTCGTCGCGTCGACGTTCGCCGTCTTCGAGCCCGGCTTCCTCGCCGGGGCCTGGGACGCGGGGCGCAAGCTCCTCCCCCTCGACGAGCTCCAGGAGCTCCGCGACACCGAGACGGCCGCCGGCCTGCGCGAGGCGCTGCACGGCGACGAGACCGACGTCGCCGAGACGGCCGCGGTCCTGGAACGCGCCGTGGACGCCGTCGACGGGACCGGCCGCCCGCTGTTCGCCGCCCTGCGCTCCCGCCCGCGCCTGTCCGACCCGTTCGGCCGCCTCTGGCGCGCCGCCGACCTGGTGCGCGAGCACCGCGGCGACGGGCACATCGCGGCGTCGGTCGCGGCCGGGCTGGACCCGGTGCGGATGGGCATCCTGTCCGAGCTGTGGGTCGGCTACCCGCTCGGCGAGTACTCCGGCACCCGCGCCTGGCCCCAGGAGGCCTCCGACGCCGCCGTCCGCCGTCTCACCGACGACGGACTGATCACCGGCTCCGGCGCCGACACCGCCCTGACCGCGGCCGGCCGGCGCTTCCGCGACGACGTCGAGGCCCGGTCCGACGACACCCAGACCGGTTTGTTGGAGGCCCTCGGCGACGATCTGGGCCCCGTCACCGAACGCCTGGCGGCCTGGTCGGCGCGCTGCGTCGAGGCCGGGGCGTTCCCGCCGGACGTCCGCAAGCGCGCGGCGGGCTGA